A region of Beijerinckia sp. 28-YEA-48 DNA encodes the following proteins:
- a CDS encoding tripartite tricarboxylate transporter substrate binding protein, translating into MKIRQLILAAALFSGLSQTAVQAQGSTGNWPARPIKLIVPTGPGAGTDVIARVMATEVSKTIGGSMYVENMPGASGLLAHQAAATSDPDGYTLLFSNTSGLAINPTTFKKLPYDPEKSFVMIALVADFAPQIVTVHKSVPAQNLGELIKYVKANPGKVSYGVDATAGAGVFTGRLLNRRAQLDMAEVPYRNAAQLVQDAATGRVEVLVSSIIAAQPFVQTGDLRQIAVSSGKRFPGLPDLQTVAETIPGAVLDGWFVLAAPTGTPEPIVERLNKAVKDFLGGADIQQRLIALGLATNGTDSPAKTAAFVRQEQQTWRDLAKEIDIPQQ; encoded by the coding sequence ATGAAAATTCGCCAGCTGATCCTGGCTGCTGCTTTGTTCAGCGGCCTTTCGCAGACAGCCGTTCAAGCCCAAGGCTCCACTGGAAACTGGCCCGCGCGGCCGATCAAATTGATCGTGCCGACTGGTCCGGGAGCAGGAACCGATGTCATCGCCCGCGTCATGGCGACGGAAGTATCGAAGACCATTGGCGGATCGATGTACGTTGAGAATATGCCTGGCGCCTCGGGCCTATTGGCGCATCAGGCGGCTGCAACATCCGACCCCGATGGCTATACCCTGCTCTTCTCCAACACGTCCGGCCTCGCCATCAACCCGACGACATTCAAGAAGCTCCCGTATGATCCGGAGAAGAGCTTTGTCATGATCGCGTTGGTGGCCGATTTCGCCCCGCAGATCGTCACTGTCCACAAATCCGTACCGGCCCAGAACCTCGGCGAGCTGATCAAATATGTGAAGGCCAATCCAGGTAAAGTCAGTTACGGCGTCGACGCGACAGCCGGCGCTGGTGTCTTCACCGGCCGGCTTCTCAATCGTCGGGCACAGCTCGACATGGCTGAAGTGCCTTATCGCAATGCCGCGCAGCTGGTGCAGGATGCAGCGACGGGCCGCGTCGAAGTGCTCGTCAGCTCGATCATCGCCGCACAACCGTTCGTGCAGACAGGCGATCTCCGGCAGATCGCCGTGTCTTCCGGCAAAAGATTTCCCGGCCTTCCCGATCTTCAGACCGTCGCGGAAACCATTCCCGGCGCGGTTCTCGACGGTTGGTTCGTGCTCGCGGCACCGACAGGCACGCCAGAACCGATCGTCGAGCGCCTCAACAAAGCCGTGAAGGATTTCCTCGGTGGCGCCGATATCCAGCAGCGGCTCATCGCCCTGGGGCTTGCGACCAACGGTACGGATTCGCCAGCAAAGACGGCCGCATTCGTTCGGCAGGAACAGCAAACATGGCGCGATCTGGCCAAGGAAATCGACATTCCGCAGCAGTGA
- a CDS encoding MFS transporter — protein sequence METEALNVTSLIDDRPIGGLQIAVIILCALVNMLDGIDTQSIGVAAPFIAEGLGIPVAQFGPIFSAALLGAALGAIGFGAVADRLGRKPLLLVALLLIGVFTLLTAHASSVKWLVVYRFLAGAGLGGATPCFIALTSEYAPARNRAACVTLMWAGFPLGAMLGAFANSFLLPAFGWRAIFYIGGLLPLIVAMILIIWLPESLKFLVNRGAFDAARRILQRMGIKTEPGTKLTTNEHKQEGLPLRQVFSEGRGLLTLLLWVPFFISFGILTVAVLWTPTLLRLNGISPAMTAFVVAFNGLGALFGQGLAGRLVERFGALRTLVPAFILGALATAGLGYGASSVAAASFFIGLNGLFLGLASGGAIALAALLYPTAVRSSGVGLGMAMGRFGQVVSPLIAGGMLGAGFNAGQIMVVIGSGALVGALFVIWFRILAARRHIATVGTEASTG from the coding sequence ATGGAAACGGAAGCGCTCAACGTCACAAGTCTGATCGATGATCGCCCCATCGGTGGCCTGCAGATCGCCGTTATCATCCTCTGTGCGCTCGTCAACATGCTGGATGGTATCGACACGCAATCGATTGGTGTCGCGGCCCCGTTCATCGCCGAGGGGCTCGGCATTCCCGTGGCCCAGTTCGGGCCGATCTTTTCCGCCGCGCTTCTTGGCGCCGCCCTTGGCGCAATCGGTTTCGGTGCTGTCGCCGATCGTCTTGGCCGCAAACCTTTGTTGCTCGTGGCGCTCCTGCTGATCGGCGTCTTCACCTTGCTGACCGCCCATGCCTCGTCGGTCAAATGGCTTGTCGTTTATCGTTTTCTCGCTGGCGCTGGCCTTGGCGGCGCCACGCCTTGCTTCATCGCTCTCACGTCGGAATATGCACCGGCCCGCAATCGTGCGGCCTGCGTGACGTTGATGTGGGCGGGTTTTCCGCTCGGCGCCATGCTCGGGGCCTTCGCCAATTCCTTTCTCTTGCCGGCCTTTGGATGGCGGGCGATTTTCTATATCGGCGGCCTTCTGCCGCTCATCGTCGCCATGATACTCATCATCTGGTTGCCGGAATCCCTGAAATTCCTGGTCAACCGCGGCGCCTTCGATGCGGCGCGGCGCATCCTGCAGCGCATGGGTATCAAGACCGAGCCTGGGACGAAACTCACGACGAACGAACATAAGCAAGAAGGCCTGCCGTTGCGGCAGGTCTTCAGCGAAGGGCGCGGGCTGCTGACACTCCTGCTCTGGGTGCCATTCTTCATCAGCTTCGGCATTCTGACGGTCGCTGTCTTGTGGACGCCGACGTTGCTGCGGCTGAACGGCATCTCGCCGGCCATGACGGCGTTCGTCGTTGCATTCAACGGGCTCGGCGCCCTCTTCGGACAGGGCCTCGCCGGCCGGCTTGTCGAACGTTTCGGTGCGTTGCGGACTTTGGTGCCAGCCTTCATCCTCGGTGCGCTCGCCACGGCCGGCCTCGGCTACGGCGCTTCGTCCGTGGCGGCGGCTTCGTTTTTCATCGGCCTCAATGGCCTGTTCCTCGGCCTGGCGTCGGGGGGAGCGATCGCCCTTGCCGCCCTGCTCTATCCAACGGCCGTCCGCTCGAGCGGCGTCGGTCTCGGCATGGCGATGGGGCGCTTCGGACAGGTGGTCAGCCCGCTGATCGCCGGCGGCATGCTCGGCGCTGGCTTCAACGCTGGACAGATCATGGTGGTGATCGGCTCAGGCGCGCTGGTCGGCGCTCTTTTCGTGATCTGGTTTCGTATCCTCGCCGCACGGCGACACATCGCCACCGTAGGCACAGAGGCCAGCACTGGCTGA
- a CDS encoding TetR/AcrR family transcriptional regulator, translating into MAVARSRNPKSENSKTTSSRKAPSKTAKPGKAVKPVIEPDPAGGIRRDLLATEVLDKAADLFAKQGFAATSLKDVADAVGLHRSSIYYYYPNKDALLQELIQGVTLPVAQIFQEVDGEALTPLAKIGEVVRRLVLWVSDPHTHFRLVERSEAELPEAVAIAHKEAKRHILGEMMRLIEAAERAGEARATDRRVSAFSIIGMTMWTAWWLYPSREQRPEEIAQRMAENAMAVVQRTAATKKAATVSALSREIRENLALIERLAEKD; encoded by the coding sequence ATGGCCGTCGCTCGCTCCCGAAATCCCAAGTCTGAAAACAGCAAGACGACTTCCAGCAGGAAGGCGCCGAGCAAGACGGCGAAGCCGGGCAAAGCGGTTAAGCCGGTTATTGAGCCTGACCCAGCCGGTGGCATTCGCCGTGACCTGTTGGCGACGGAAGTGCTCGACAAGGCGGCGGACCTGTTCGCTAAACAGGGGTTTGCGGCGACCAGCTTGAAAGATGTCGCCGACGCGGTCGGCCTCCATCGTTCGTCGATCTACTACTACTATCCCAACAAGGACGCGCTGCTGCAGGAGTTGATCCAGGGCGTCACGCTGCCTGTCGCGCAGATCTTTCAGGAGGTTGATGGCGAAGCGCTGACACCCCTCGCCAAGATCGGCGAAGTGGTGCGCCGGCTGGTGCTGTGGGTCTCCGATCCCCACACCCATTTCCGGTTGGTGGAGCGCAGCGAGGCGGAACTGCCAGAGGCCGTAGCCATCGCGCACAAAGAAGCCAAGCGTCACATCCTGGGCGAGATGATGCGGTTGATCGAAGCGGCCGAACGGGCCGGAGAGGCGCGGGCGACCGATCGGCGGGTCAGCGCCTTCTCGATCATCGGCATGACCATGTGGACGGCTTGGTGGCTTTATCCGAGCCGGGAGCAGCGGCCGGAAGAAATCGCCCAGCGGATGGCCGAAAACGCCATGGCTGTGGTGCAGCGCACGGCCGCGACGAAGAAGGCGGCGACGGTCAGCGCGCTGTCGCGCGAGATCCGTGAGAATCTCGCGCTCATCGAGCGGTTGGCGGAAAAGGATTAG
- a CDS encoding YiiG family protein — protein sequence MKVHQTGAALLLAALSLASVGGPQALAQTTAAAVTDPSALLNAATTKFNAYVALMNRTLRVEDSINRYRSWVNMKSGPTGKERYIDYGLYEVYDTSGETAAAEAAAGREPAMPDLDAAMKSFIAANTAISPLLNQASGYYERKDYLADKMAEGKELHAKLVPAIDAYETARARLEVAFRVEKDKADQQRLDVIEKQEGRQAKWQRTNVMWKIRRVMDVLPGNGRQPVDLAVFDATLNDYAGAIKEMVAFTASNPKALSSFASTPSQLLGDLRGLREQLARSKGDLRRGNASLTVQNIFNQYNMLVQMSNSGIYDR from the coding sequence ATGAAGGTTCATCAGACCGGCGCGGCGCTTTTATTGGCGGCTCTCAGCCTTGCGAGCGTCGGCGGGCCACAGGCCTTGGCGCAGACAACGGCTGCCGCCGTCACCGATCCTTCCGCGCTTCTGAATGCGGCGACGACCAAGTTCAACGCCTATGTGGCTCTGATGAACCGGACGTTGCGGGTCGAGGATTCGATCAATCGCTACCGAAGCTGGGTCAATATGAAGAGCGGTCCGACCGGCAAGGAACGCTACATCGATTACGGTCTCTATGAAGTCTATGACACATCGGGCGAGACGGCAGCTGCTGAAGCGGCAGCCGGACGCGAGCCGGCCATGCCGGATCTCGATGCGGCGATGAAGAGCTTCATTGCGGCCAACACGGCGATCAGCCCGCTGCTGAACCAAGCCAGCGGCTATTACGAACGCAAGGATTACCTGGCCGACAAAATGGCTGAGGGCAAGGAACTGCACGCCAAATTGGTGCCGGCGATCGATGCCTATGAGACGGCGCGGGCCCGTTTAGAGGTTGCCTTCCGCGTCGAGAAAGACAAAGCCGACCAGCAACGGCTTGACGTCATTGAAAAGCAGGAAGGCCGGCAGGCGAAGTGGCAGCGGACCAATGTGATGTGGAAAATCCGTCGCGTGATGGATGTTTTGCCAGGCAATGGCCGCCAGCCGGTCGATCTGGCGGTCTTCGACGCGACGCTCAACGACTACGCTGGTGCTATCAAGGAGATGGTGGCGTTCACCGCCAGCAATCCGAAGGCATTGTCGAGTTTCGCGTCGACGCCCAGCCAGCTCTTGGGCGATCTGCGCGGGCTGCGCGAACAGCTGGCCCGCAGCAAGGGCGATCTGCGCCGTGGCAATGCGTCACTCACCGTTCAGAACATCTTCAACCAGTATAATATGCTGGTTCAGATGAGTAACAGCGGCATTTACGATCGCTGA
- a CDS encoding class III extradiol ring-cleavage dioxygenase, whose translation MSDRMPTLFLSHGSPMTALHHSAARDFMEHYAPELPRPKAILIATAHFEARLPLLTADEKPEMIYDFGGFPRPLFEMVYPAPGSPDIAVRAASLLQAAGYEAHPVTDRGFDHGTWVPLKLMYPDADIPVVQISVQTQKGSAHHLALGAALQPLRDEGVLIVGSGSLTHNLYELARGGRQLDAPIQDWVKDFAEWIATKVEAGDAQAIADYRTTAPFARENHPSEEHFLPLPFAMGAGGGAGKRIHSSYDYGILSMDAYRFD comes from the coding sequence ATGTCCGATCGTATGCCCACCCTGTTCCTGTCGCACGGCTCACCGATGACGGCGTTGCATCACAGCGCCGCGCGCGATTTTATGGAACATTACGCGCCGGAATTGCCGCGCCCGAAGGCTATTCTCATCGCCACCGCGCATTTCGAGGCGCGCCTGCCCCTGCTGACCGCCGATGAAAAGCCGGAGATGATTTATGACTTCGGCGGCTTTCCGCGGCCGCTGTTTGAAATGGTCTATCCGGCCCCGGGCTCGCCCGATATCGCCGTGCGCGCCGCCAGTCTGCTCCAGGCGGCGGGCTATGAGGCGCATCCGGTCACCGATCGCGGCTTCGATCACGGCACCTGGGTTCCCCTTAAACTGATGTATCCGGACGCTGACATCCCGGTCGTGCAGATCTCGGTGCAGACGCAGAAAGGCTCCGCCCATCATCTGGCGCTGGGCGCTGCCTTGCAGCCGTTGCGCGATGAGGGCGTGCTGATCGTCGGCTCCGGTAGCCTCACGCACAATCTCTATGAACTGGCGCGTGGTGGCCGACAGCTCGATGCGCCGATCCAGGATTGGGTGAAGGACTTTGCTGAGTGGATCGCGACCAAGGTCGAGGCAGGCGATGCGCAGGCCATCGCCGACTATCGCACCACCGCGCCCTTCGCCCGCGAGAACCATCCAAGCGAAGAACACTTCCTACCGCTGCCCTTCGCCATGGGCGCCGGTGGCGGTGCGGGCAAACGGATCCACTCAAGCTATGACTATGGCATCCTCTCCATGGATGCCTACCGCTTCGACTGA
- a CDS encoding amidohydrolase family protein: protein MTDHVPGSVTIDIHHHFNPSSKDNDGNFWSIDMALDQMDQNGIATAIASLGPVSDWASADRPARVRAWNEWGMRACLDHPGRFGLFASLPLPQIDLALAEIAYAFDVLKVDGIAISTNEGDLWLSDDRNRPVFDELNRRKAVVFVHPAPTSNCAALSRAYGGSDISSPWLEFPVNSARAILGLLAKGITRSHPDIRFIFCHGGGVMPPLLGRIFGFSGWKTVGPTKLAELFPDGIYAEFAKFYFDCGQAYAPETMALLQRIVPVSHLLFGTDFSYFPIGHSVAEFAALDLTPDVRAGIAGGNAAALFPRFKI, encoded by the coding sequence ATGACGGACCACGTGCCTGGCTCCGTCACGATCGATATTCATCATCATTTCAATCCATCTTCAAAGGATAACGACGGCAATTTCTGGTCGATCGACATGGCCCTCGATCAGATGGACCAGAACGGCATCGCAACCGCGATCGCCTCGCTCGGCCCGGTCAGCGATTGGGCAAGCGCCGATCGGCCGGCCCGCGTCCGCGCTTGGAACGAATGGGGCATGAGAGCCTGCCTCGATCATCCTGGCCGGTTTGGTCTTTTTGCCTCGCTGCCGCTGCCGCAGATCGATCTTGCGCTCGCCGAAATCGCCTATGCCTTCGATGTTTTGAAGGTCGATGGCATCGCGATATCGACCAATGAAGGCGACCTTTGGCTCAGCGATGACAGGAACCGGCCGGTCTTCGACGAACTCAACCGGCGCAAGGCCGTAGTCTTTGTTCATCCGGCTCCGACCTCGAACTGTGCCGCGCTCAGCCGCGCTTATGGCGGTAGCGATATCTCGTCGCCATGGCTGGAATTTCCGGTGAACTCGGCGCGCGCCATCCTTGGGCTGCTGGCCAAAGGCATTACACGCAGCCATCCCGATATCCGCTTCATTTTCTGCCATGGTGGCGGTGTCATGCCGCCATTGCTCGGACGGATTTTCGGCTTCTCCGGTTGGAAGACCGTCGGCCCGACAAAGCTGGCCGAGCTGTTTCCCGACGGCATCTACGCCGAGTTCGCGAAATTCTATTTCGACTGCGGGCAGGCTTATGCGCCTGAAACCATGGCGCTGCTGCAACGGATCGTCCCCGTCTCGCACCTGCTGTTTGGCACGGACTTCTCCTACTTTCCCATCGGCCACAGCGTTGCGGAGTTTGCCGCGCTCGATCTGACGCCCGATGTGCGCGCTGGCATCGCCGGCGGCAATGCCGCCGCGTTGTTCCCACGTTTTAAAATTTAA
- a CDS encoding AMP-binding protein — protein sequence MGIKQQGATIDATSASAFGPHQPMPGVTYRSAEEARRHIDAGDWLDFNIGDSLRRTAKAHPAKTAIVDADRALTFADIDAQSESVAASLLALGLKPGDCALFQVGTCNEFFSAFYGCLKAGVVPVCTLPQYRITEMRHFAEKTNAKAIFVQADVNPNFDQVAFARELAEAVPSLAHVIVVRGSGIPSLADMATAFDVETARAKTAHVAPGVLDVAVFQLSGGSTNLPKIIPRMHGEYLGSARQLGQCYGLTGEDVTLWSLPLIHNAGTIFAVLPVTVDGRTLIMQPRVDIPEMLRLIERHGVTFTGSIGPIAPKLLEVKDIDRNSIRSLKQFFSLTRAEAVEAHVGLPVSQMFGMTEGMLFGSAPTMPAFVRHHTVGYPVSPGDEVRLLAPGTETEVAFGEIGELCFRGPTTLTGYVGDPETTAASFTSDGFFRTGDLLRTHHIEGRVCYSFEGRIKDNINRGGEKIGAEEVEGLVVQHPDISDVRVVAMPDPIYGEKVCAFLIMHAGRPTPSVAELGQFLLTLGVAKYKLPERVEVIDAFPLTKVGKADKAAMRALIAEKLARESTAQG from the coding sequence GTGGGGATCAAGCAGCAGGGCGCGACCATAGATGCCACTTCGGCAAGCGCTTTCGGCCCACATCAGCCGATGCCCGGCGTCACCTATCGCTCCGCAGAGGAAGCGCGACGGCACATCGATGCCGGCGACTGGCTGGACTTCAACATCGGCGACAGCCTGCGCCGAACGGCCAAAGCCCATCCCGCCAAGACCGCCATTGTCGATGCCGACCGCGCGCTGACCTTTGCCGACATCGATGCCCAGTCGGAATCCGTCGCCGCGAGCCTGCTGGCGCTCGGTCTGAAGCCCGGCGACTGCGCCCTCTTCCAGGTCGGCACCTGCAACGAATTCTTCAGCGCCTTTTATGGCTGCTTGAAAGCCGGCGTGGTTCCGGTCTGCACCCTGCCGCAATATCGCATCACCGAGATGCGCCACTTCGCCGAGAAGACCAATGCCAAGGCGATTTTCGTCCAGGCCGACGTTAATCCGAATTTCGATCAAGTGGCTTTCGCCCGCGAACTGGCTGAGGCCGTGCCGAGCTTGGCCCATGTCATCGTCGTGCGCGGCAGTGGCATCCCCTCTCTTGCCGATATGGCGACGGCCTTCGATGTCGAGACGGCCCGCGCAAAGACGGCGCATGTGGCGCCCGGGGTTCTCGATGTCGCCGTGTTCCAGCTCTCGGGCGGATCGACCAATCTGCCGAAGATCATCCCTCGCATGCATGGCGAATATCTCGGCTCGGCCCGTCAGCTCGGCCAATGTTATGGGCTGACCGGCGAGGATGTGACCCTGTGGAGCCTGCCGCTGATCCACAACGCCGGCACGATCTTCGCGGTTCTGCCTGTCACCGTCGACGGCCGCACGCTGATCATGCAGCCGCGCGTCGACATTCCCGAAATGCTACGCCTGATCGAACGCCATGGCGTGACCTTCACCGGCAGTATCGGCCCGATCGCGCCGAAACTGCTCGAAGTGAAGGACATCGATCGCAACAGCATCCGTTCTCTCAAACAGTTCTTCTCGCTGACCCGCGCCGAGGCCGTGGAAGCGCATGTCGGCCTGCCCGTGAGCCAGATGTTCGGCATGACCGAGGGCATGCTGTTTGGCTCCGCGCCAACGATGCCGGCCTTCGTGCGCCATCACACGGTCGGCTATCCGGTTTCTCCCGGCGACGAAGTGCGCCTGCTCGCGCCAGGCACAGAGACCGAGGTCGCCTTCGGCGAGATCGGCGAATTGTGCTTTCGCGGGCCGACGACGCTCACCGGCTATGTCGGCGATCCTGAGACGACGGCCGCCTCCTTTACCTCGGACGGTTTCTTCCGCACCGGCGACCTGCTGCGCACGCACCATATCGAGGGCCGCGTCTGCTATTCGTTCGAAGGCCGCATCAAGGACAACATCAACCGCGGCGGCGAAAAGATCGGCGCCGAAGAGGTGGAAGGCCTGGTCGTCCAGCACCCCGACATCTCCGATGTGCGCGTCGTCGCCATGCCAGATCCGATCTATGGCGAAAAGGTCTGCGCCTTTCTGATCATGCATGCCGGACGGCCGACGCCGAGCGTCGCAGAACTCGGCCAGTTTCTCCTCACGCTTGGCGTCGCCAAATACAAGCTGCCGGAACGTGTCGAGGTCATCGATGCCTTTCCGCTCACCAAGGTCGGCAAGGCCGACAAGGCGGCGATGCGCGCCTTGATCGCTGAAAAGCTGGCACGTGAATCGACGGCGCAAGGATGA
- a CDS encoding TRAP transporter small permease subunit, which yields MTTQRLLYGIDALSTWVGKAAAWLIIGLMGLVCIEVFKRYMMNMPTAWIFDASNMFYGTLFMMCGAYTLAQNGHVRGDFLYSSMRPRTQAALDLLLYFVFFLPGIAALLYAGWGYAGDSWRIGEHSNVTADGPPVYHFKTIIPIAGALILVQGFAEMIRCVVCLRTGVWPERLKDVAEIDVVEEQLANSEYVDEEAKKQAIEQAQSIDEAARQRGMGGRESI from the coding sequence ATGACCACACAACGTCTGCTTTATGGTATCGATGCCCTCAGCACTTGGGTTGGCAAGGCCGCCGCGTGGCTCATCATCGGGCTCATGGGGCTCGTCTGCATCGAAGTGTTCAAGCGTTACATGATGAACATGCCGACGGCCTGGATATTCGATGCCAGCAATATGTTCTACGGCACGCTGTTCATGATGTGCGGCGCTTATACGCTGGCGCAGAACGGCCATGTGCGTGGCGACTTTCTCTACAGCTCCATGCGGCCGCGCACGCAGGCGGCGCTCGACCTGTTGCTCTATTTTGTCTTCTTCTTGCCTGGCATCGCCGCCCTGCTCTATGCCGGCTGGGGCTATGCGGGAGATTCCTGGCGTATCGGCGAGCATTCCAACGTCACCGCGGACGGGCCGCCGGTCTATCATTTCAAAACCATCATTCCGATCGCTGGCGCCTTGATCCTGGTGCAAGGCTTTGCCGAGATGATCCGCTGCGTTGTCTGCCTGCGCACCGGCGTATGGCCTGAGCGCCTCAAGGACGTGGCCGAGATCGACGTGGTCGAGGAACAGCTCGCCAATAGCGAATATGTCGACGAGGAGGCGAAGAAACAGGCGATCGAACAGGCGCAATCCATCGACGAAGCGGCGCGTCAGCGCGGCATGGGCGGCAGGGAGTCAATCTGA
- a CDS encoding TRAP transporter substrate-binding protein encodes MTSSDNASSKASSRAQTETRRRFLKGAAFAGAGVVAMPNVVKAQGVISMRWQSTWPAKDIFHEFAIDYAKKVNDMTGGELKIEVLPAGAVVPAFGLLDAVSKGTLDGGHGVLVYHYGKSTALALWGSGPAFSMDANMLLAWHKYGGGKELLEKLYASVGGNVVSFLYGPMPTQPLGWFKKPITKSDDLKGLKYRTVGISIDVFQGLGAAVNALPGGEIVSAMDRGLLDAAEFNNASSDRVLGFPDVSKVCMLQSYHQNAEQFEIMFNKTKYDALPEKMKSIIGNATEAAGQEMAWKAIDRYSRDYEEMQSKDKVRFFKTPDSVLQRQLDIYDDVIAKKAAENPLFKEILDSQYAFARRATRWEQDTVVSRRMAYNHYFGPKATKKF; translated from the coding sequence ATGACAAGCAGCGACAATGCTTCTTCGAAGGCTTCTTCACGTGCACAAACAGAAACGCGCCGCCGCTTCCTGAAGGGGGCAGCCTTTGCCGGCGCGGGCGTCGTGGCCATGCCGAATGTGGTCAAGGCGCAGGGTGTCATCAGCATGCGCTGGCAAAGCACCTGGCCGGCCAAAGATATCTTTCATGAATTCGCTATCGACTACGCCAAGAAGGTCAATGACATGACCGGTGGCGAGTTGAAGATCGAAGTGCTGCCCGCTGGCGCGGTCGTACCGGCGTTCGGTCTGCTCGACGCGGTTTCGAAAGGCACGCTCGATGGCGGCCATGGCGTGCTCGTCTATCACTATGGCAAGAGCACCGCGCTGGCGCTGTGGGGTTCGGGACCGGCGTTCTCGATGGACGCCAACATGCTGCTCGCCTGGCACAAATATGGTGGCGGCAAGGAATTGCTGGAGAAGCTCTACGCTTCTGTTGGCGGCAATGTGGTCTCCTTCCTCTACGGCCCTATGCCGACGCAGCCGCTTGGCTGGTTCAAGAAACCGATCACTAAATCCGATGATCTGAAAGGCTTGAAATATCGCACGGTCGGTATTTCGATCGACGTGTTCCAGGGTTTGGGCGCAGCTGTCAACGCGCTGCCGGGCGGTGAAATCGTCTCGGCGATGGACCGCGGCCTGCTCGATGCGGCGGAATTCAACAACGCCTCGTCAGACCGCGTTCTCGGTTTCCCCGACGTCTCGAAGGTCTGCATGCTGCAGAGCTATCATCAGAACGCCGAGCAATTCGAGATCATGTTCAACAAGACCAAATATGATGCCCTGCCCGAGAAGATGAAGTCGATCATCGGCAATGCGACCGAAGCGGCCGGACAGGAAATGGCCTGGAAGGCGATCGACCGCTATTCGCGCGATTATGAAGAGATGCAGTCGAAGGACAAAGTGCGCTTCTTCAAGACGCCTGACAGCGTTCTGCAACGCCAGCTCGACATCTACGACGATGTCATCGCCAAGAAGGCGGCGGAAAATCCGCTGTTCAAGGAAATCCTGGACTCGCAATACGCCTTCGCGCGCCGCGCGACGCGGTGGGAACAAGATACGGTGGTGAGCCGGCGCATGGCTTACAATCACTACTTCGGCCCCAAGGCGACGAAGAAGTTCTAA